In the Colwellia sp. 20A7 genome, one interval contains:
- a CDS encoding SEC-C metal-binding domain-containing protein: protein MNNNNQDDINQTIEDNDSCYSKSSCCAPQSPIINTSPKVGRNDLCPCNSGRKFKKCCG from the coding sequence ATGAATAATAATAATCAAGATGATATTAATCAAACAATAGAGGATAATGACAGCTGTTATAGTAAATCAAGTTGCTGTGCACCGCAGAGCCCAATAATAAATACATCCCCAAAAGTTGGCCGCAATGATCTTTGTCCATGTAACAGTGGGCGAAAATTCAAAAAGTGCTGCGGCTAA
- a CDS encoding ABC transporter ATP-binding protein: MVINLSNIHFSYPSQPNIPLLNIPSWSLANGENTFIHGPSGSGKSTLLGILNGLLLPNQGQVSVLGQRLDNITSRQHDKFRANNIGYIFQQFNLIPYLNAVDNIQLANYFSQSSAKSSFIDEVKILLTTLNMPETDWDKPVRNLSIGQQQRIAIARALINNPKLLIADEPTSSLDKNNTDSFMALLMSIVAKNNITLLFVSHDMSLSHYFNRVESLNEINQVDNLHVN; encoded by the coding sequence ATGGTAATTAATCTTTCTAATATTCATTTTAGCTACCCTAGCCAACCTAATATTCCATTATTAAATATTCCGTCTTGGTCACTAGCTAATGGTGAAAATACTTTTATACACGGCCCTTCGGGTAGTGGTAAATCGACCTTACTCGGAATTTTAAATGGCTTATTACTGCCTAATCAAGGGCAAGTAAGTGTACTAGGTCAGCGTTTGGATAATATAACAAGCCGACAACATGATAAGTTTAGAGCCAATAATATTGGTTATATCTTTCAGCAATTTAACCTAATTCCTTACCTCAATGCTGTTGATAATATTCAATTAGCAAACTATTTCTCGCAATCAAGTGCAAAGTCGTCTTTTATTGATGAGGTAAAAATATTACTGACTACGTTAAATATGCCAGAGACAGACTGGGACAAACCGGTACGTAACTTAAGTATTGGCCAACAACAACGTATTGCCATTGCACGTGCCTTAATTAATAACCCTAAATTATTAATTGCTGATGAGCCTACCTCTTCATTAGATAAAAACAATACAGATTCATTTATGGCGTTATTAATGTCGATCGTTGCCAAGAACAATATCACCTTATTATTCGTTAGCCATGACATGTCGTTATCACATTACTTTAATAGGGTTGAGTCATTAAATGAGATTAACCAAGTAGATAATTTACATGTTAATTAA
- a CDS encoding DUF3299 domain-containing protein: MKIILPLLHKKSSSITTPLTDTPLTETKKQIALEKEKAVENVTLPTYDFMTADWLDLIPEDDLDALLNPPDYLDEIVDGSEADKLNDTFKNEIEKSSNDRYQQALVSTRIKPVVNNAPIKIPAFIVPLGFDDEQKVTQFFMVPYYGACIHLPPPPPNQTIFVNYPKGLELESLYDAYWVSGIIKTSLVENETAIAAYSMDVHAIEFYTEE, encoded by the coding sequence TTGAAAATAATTCTACCGTTGTTGCACAAAAAATCATCGTCTATTACTACGCCATTAACAGATACGCCATTAACAGAAACTAAAAAACAGATCGCGTTAGAAAAAGAAAAAGCAGTAGAAAACGTAACATTGCCGACATATGATTTTATGACAGCCGATTGGCTTGACTTGATCCCTGAGGACGACTTAGATGCTTTACTTAATCCGCCCGATTATCTCGATGAGATTGTTGACGGATCAGAGGCTGATAAATTGAATGATACCTTTAAAAATGAAATTGAAAAAAGTAGTAATGATCGTTATCAACAAGCACTAGTGTCAACTCGTATTAAACCTGTTGTTAATAATGCCCCCATAAAAATTCCGGCGTTTATTGTGCCACTTGGCTTTGATGATGAACAAAAGGTAACACAGTTTTTTATGGTGCCTTATTATGGCGCATGTATTCATCTACCACCACCGCCACCGAATCAAACGATTTTTGTGAATTATCCAAAAGGACTTGAGCTTGAGTCTCTTTATGATGCCTATTGGGTATCCGGTATTATCAAAACCTCGCTGGTTGAGAATGAAACAGCAATAGCGGCTTATTCTATGGATGTGCATGCAATTGAGTTTTATACAGAAGAATGA
- a CDS encoding CobW family GTP-binding protein, translated as MIFVHVTVGENSKSAAAKRRQQEIMKHNKINNVPTNLITGFLGVGKTSAMLHLLRNKPTNERWAILVNEFGEIGVDGSLLTGQYSEEQGVFVREVPGGCMCCAAGVPMKIALNQLLIHAKPDRLLIEPTGLGHPQEILKVLTSEHYQDVLLLEKTVTLVDARNLADKRYTSHDIFNQQIAIADIVIGNKVELYENADKEALKQYVKHHGQANAEVIFSTQGQMPITKLAGPPAATILLEHHHHVTTKSLIADAILPECGFLKAMNSGEGFYSVGWRFSINIVFNHSKLIELLKSIKADRIKAVFNTNLGALGYNISENTLTETKLNTIKESRIEIISDKKDDSIEAQLMDCIHR; from the coding sequence ATGATCTTTGTCCATGTAACAGTGGGCGAAAATTCAAAAAGTGCTGCGGCTAAACGTAGACAGCAAGAGATAATGAAACATAACAAAATTAACAACGTGCCTACCAACCTTATTACCGGGTTTTTAGGCGTTGGCAAAACCTCAGCAATGCTACATTTATTGAGAAACAAACCCACCAACGAACGGTGGGCTATTTTAGTTAACGAGTTTGGCGAAATAGGCGTTGATGGTAGCCTACTTACTGGCCAATACTCAGAAGAACAAGGTGTATTTGTTCGTGAAGTACCCGGTGGCTGTATGTGTTGCGCTGCCGGTGTTCCTATGAAAATTGCTCTTAATCAGCTATTAATTCATGCAAAACCGGATCGCTTACTTATAGAGCCAACGGGACTAGGCCATCCGCAAGAGATTTTAAAAGTACTGACCAGTGAGCATTATCAAGACGTATTATTATTAGAAAAAACAGTAACACTTGTTGATGCACGCAACTTAGCAGACAAACGCTACACGTCACACGATATATTTAATCAACAAATCGCTATTGCTGACATTGTTATAGGCAATAAAGTCGAGTTATATGAAAACGCAGATAAAGAAGCTTTAAAACAATATGTAAAACATCACGGTCAAGCAAATGCTGAGGTTATCTTTTCAACTCAAGGGCAGATGCCAATTACAAAATTAGCCGGACCACCCGCTGCCACTATCTTGTTGGAACATCATCATCATGTGACAACAAAATCACTAATTGCAGATGCCATATTACCTGAGTGTGGTTTCCTAAAAGCTATGAATTCGGGTGAGGGTTTTTATAGTGTTGGCTGGCGATTTTCTATTAATATAGTTTTTAATCACAGTAAACTCATTGAGCTTTTAAAGAGTATCAAGGCTGATCGTATTAAAGCTGTCTTTAATACAAATTTAGGGGCATTGGGATATAATATATCTGAAAATACCTTAACAGAAACAAAGCTTAATACGATTAAAGAAAGTCGCATCGAAATAATATCTGACAAGAAAGACGATTCCATTGAAGCACAATTAATGGACTGTATTCATCGTTAA
- a CDS encoding ZrgA family zinc uptake protein, which produces MKKNNRVILCTTLFYLLVHLDALARNNAHLSPHVHGVSELTVAVEKQSIELEIKYPAIDILGFEHKAKTAKDIEITNDVKIILSQHEELFAFTNSECLLMDQQLDISSIHNMNNTEDEKHNNKEVKHHEVIASYHYHCKEVPTLLTITVNAFDHFSAIHQINTRWLTEEQQGSVLLSPKNRVIKLR; this is translated from the coding sequence ATGAAAAAGAATAACAGAGTAATATTATGCACCACCTTATTTTACTTGCTAGTACACTTAGATGCATTAGCCCGAAATAATGCTCACCTTTCGCCACATGTACATGGCGTATCTGAATTAACGGTTGCTGTTGAAAAGCAATCCATAGAATTAGAAATAAAATATCCTGCTATCGATATTTTAGGCTTTGAACATAAAGCCAAAACAGCCAAGGATATCGAAATTACCAATGACGTTAAAATAATATTAAGTCAACATGAGGAGCTATTTGCGTTTACTAATAGCGAGTGTTTATTAATGGATCAACAGCTTGATATATCAAGCATCCATAATATGAACAATACCGAAGATGAAAAACATAATAATAAAGAAGTTAAGCATCATGAAGTTATTGCTAGTTATCATTATCATTGTAAAGAAGTACCAACTTTGCTCACCATTACGGTTAATGCATTTGATCACTTTTCAGCGATTCACCAAATAAACACTCGATGGCTTACAGAAGAGCAACAAGGCTCTGTACTATTATCACCAAAAAACCGCGTTATTAAGCTGAGATAA
- a CDS encoding SgcJ/EcaC family oxidoreductase, with amino-acid sequence MNQNEILALFDQWNNALKTKIAKNVAALYAYDAVLLPTISNKVCHNHAEIEEYFANFLTGSPVGKIDEANILIFDQVIINSGVYTFSFNNGTTTQARFTFVYRWDGKRWLIIKHHSSQMPESVFI; translated from the coding sequence ATGAACCAGAATGAAATATTAGCGTTATTTGACCAGTGGAATAACGCCTTAAAAACAAAAATAGCAAAAAATGTTGCAGCGTTATATGCATATGACGCAGTACTGTTACCAACGATATCTAATAAGGTTTGCCATAACCATGCAGAAATTGAAGAATATTTTGCTAACTTCTTAACAGGATCTCCTGTTGGTAAAATAGATGAAGCCAATATTTTAATTTTCGATCAGGTGATAATTAATTCAGGGGTTTATACTTTTTCATTTAATAACGGTACTACAACACAGGCACGTTTTACATTTGTTTATCGTTGGGATGGAAAACGTTGGCTAATCATTAAACATCACTCTTCACAAATGCCCGAGTCAGTATTCATTTAA
- a CDS encoding ABC transporter permease — protein MLIKLALKSLKNRKGSIVLSIMAMTVSIFVLLGVEHIRHQTKESFSNTVSGVDLIVGARTGSLNLLLYSVFKIGSPTNNMRWQSFEKIKANAKVKWAIPLSLGDSHKGYRVLGTTADYFQYFNYGKQHNLVLAKGKAFEHVFDVVLGAQVANKLGYQIGDHIVLTHGISKTSFNTHKDNPFTIVGILAPTGTPVDQTLHVSLQSIEAIHMGWQRGQQDNKPQHTHGAIEASELTALHEKLQPKSITAFMLGLHSKMATFRLQREINDYTQEPLLAILPGVALSELWQMMTILENTLLLVSILVFVAACLGVSAMLLSSIRERTREIQLLRVIGASPLFLFLLIELEALFITIVSITLGLGLLTLSLFIAQEYLVAYFGLHISINTISIESLYLLLAILCASIIVAMIPSIISYIQSKNHALTH, from the coding sequence ATGTTAATTAAGCTAGCACTGAAAAGCCTAAAAAACCGTAAAGGCTCTATCGTCTTATCAATAATGGCGATGACGGTCAGTATATTTGTTCTCTTAGGCGTTGAGCATATTCGACATCAAACTAAAGAAAGTTTTTCTAACACCGTATCAGGGGTTGATCTTATTGTCGGCGCTCGAACAGGCAGTTTAAATTTATTACTTTATTCTGTTTTTAAAATTGGTAGTCCAACCAATAATATGCGCTGGCAATCTTTCGAAAAAATCAAAGCAAACGCCAAAGTAAAGTGGGCAATTCCCCTGTCATTGGGTGATTCACATAAAGGCTATAGAGTACTGGGGACGACAGCTGATTATTTTCAGTACTTTAATTATGGCAAGCAACACAACCTAGTACTTGCCAAAGGTAAAGCTTTCGAACATGTTTTTGATGTTGTCTTAGGTGCCCAGGTTGCCAATAAGTTAGGTTATCAAATTGGTGATCACATTGTCCTTACACACGGTATATCAAAAACAAGCTTTAACACCCATAAAGACAACCCTTTTACTATTGTTGGCATTTTAGCGCCAACAGGAACACCTGTTGATCAAACATTACACGTCAGTTTACAAAGTATCGAAGCAATACACATGGGTTGGCAAAGGGGTCAGCAGGATAATAAACCGCAACATACGCATGGGGCTATTGAAGCGTCAGAGCTAACGGCGCTGCATGAAAAACTACAACCTAAAAGTATTACTGCGTTTATGTTGGGCCTTCATTCAAAAATGGCAACCTTTCGATTACAGCGAGAAATCAACGATTACACCCAAGAGCCTTTGCTGGCTATTTTACCCGGTGTTGCATTGTCTGAACTTTGGCAAATGATGACAATTTTAGAAAACACCTTATTATTAGTGTCAATATTAGTTTTTGTTGCCGCCTGTTTAGGGGTAAGTGCCATGCTATTGTCGTCAATTCGTGAACGTACACGTGAAATTCAACTATTACGTGTTATTGGTGCTTCGCCACTGTTTTTATTTTTACTCATTGAGTTAGAAGCATTATTTATTACTATTGTCAGTATTACTTTAGGCTTGGGACTATTAACCTTAAGCCTTTTTATCGCACAAGAATATCTCGTTGCTTATTTTGGCTTGCATATAAGCATCAATACTATTTCGATTGAAAGTTTGTATTTATTACTAGCAATACTTTGTGCTTCAATAATTGTTGCTATGATCCCGTCAATTATTAGCTATATACAATCAAAAAATCACGCATTAACGCATTAA
- a CDS encoding MerC domain-containing protein yields the protein MKITQALTDKFSIGLSMLCAIHCMLLPLLLVALPSLGALQLDNEAFHIWMLIAVIPTSIYALTLGCKKHQRYRLITWGVSGLTLMILAVTLGHEVIGDSGEKLLTLFGATFVVIAHIGNFRRCQQHKSCSN from the coding sequence ATGAAGATAACGCAAGCACTCACCGATAAATTCTCGATTGGTTTATCAATGTTATGCGCCATACATTGTATGTTACTGCCGCTTTTATTAGTGGCGCTTCCTAGTTTAGGCGCCTTGCAATTAGATAATGAAGCGTTTCATATCTGGATGTTAATCGCTGTTATCCCCACCAGTATTTATGCATTAACGCTCGGCTGTAAAAAACACCAACGTTATCGCCTAATCACTTGGGGTGTGTCTGGTCTTACTTTAATGATTTTGGCGGTTACTTTAGGCCATGAAGTTATCGGTGACAGTGGCGAAAAATTATTAACATTGTTCGGAGCTACTTTTGTTGTAATTGCACATATAGGTAACTTCAGACGCTGCCAACAACATAAAAGCTGCTCAAACTAA
- a CDS encoding transcriptional repressor, whose amino-acid sequence MTNVNAIITYAEKHCKKHGMCLTTQRKQVLISLAQSKTALTVYKIIALYKQLFNENIAAMSVYRILEFLENEKFIHKLQLTNKYIICTHIATDHDHHKSQFLICSMCDLVKEINFEKSLISKIKQGMKTANFVLSNTQLEIHCICNTCINKIA is encoded by the coding sequence GTGACTAACGTTAATGCAATAATCACTTATGCAGAAAAGCACTGTAAAAAACATGGCATGTGTTTAACCACTCAACGAAAACAAGTATTGATTTCGTTAGCTCAATCAAAAACGGCGCTTACTGTTTATAAAATTATAGCGCTATACAAACAGCTTTTTAATGAAAATATTGCTGCTATGTCGGTCTATCGCATTCTTGAATTTTTAGAAAATGAAAAATTTATACATAAATTACAATTAACTAACAAATATATCATTTGCACACATATCGCCACAGACCATGATCACCACAAATCACAATTTCTAATTTGCAGCATGTGCGATCTAGTCAAAGAAATAAACTTTGAAAAATCGCTCATTTCAAAAATTAAACAGGGTATGAAAACCGCTAACTTTGTACTTTCTAACACACAGTTAGAAATACATTGTATTTGCAACACTTGTATCAACAAAATAGCCTAA
- a CDS encoding flavodoxin family protein, producing MTDIVVILASARSTGNTRKLIDEISHELSVDVIDLSEKNISPYDYEHTNINDDFMPVINEILHYKKIIFASPIYWYAASAQMKIFLDRVTDLLQLDALKVYGRKLREKTGYVVCTSASVEADSDFLRVFEKTFNYLGLDYHGYVHANCQNGYIPDKYSTDVAKFIRLVKC from the coding sequence ATGACTGACATTGTGGTCATTCTTGCGAGTGCAAGATCAACTGGAAATACTCGAAAATTGATAGACGAGATTAGTCACGAGTTAAGTGTTGACGTGATTGATCTTTCGGAAAAAAACATCTCCCCTTATGATTATGAACATACAAATATTAATGATGATTTTATGCCAGTGATAAATGAAATTTTACACTATAAAAAAATAATTTTTGCTTCACCTATCTATTGGTACGCTGCTAGCGCACAAATGAAAATTTTTCTCGATAGGGTTACCGATTTATTGCAGTTAGATGCATTAAAGGTTTATGGGCGTAAACTTCGAGAGAAAACAGGTTATGTGGTTTGTACCTCGGCTAGTGTTGAAGCGGATAGTGACTTTTTACGTGTATTTGAAAAAACGTTTAATTACTTAGGTCTTGATTATCATGGGTATGTCCATGCTAATTGTCAAAACGGTTATATACCTGATAAATACAGTACAGATGTTGCTAAATTTATTCGATTGGTGAAATGTTAA